The following DNA comes from Pseudomonas sp. MYb118.
CAGCGATTGCGTCCGTTCTGTTTCGCCGAATACAGGCAGGCATCGGCGGATTTCAACAGCGAGGTCGGCGTGACATCCTCGATACCGGGCTGGCGCGTGGCGATGCCGGCGCTGGCCGTGACTTTGCCCAAGGGGTGCTCGGCGTGTTCGATGTTCAGTGAGCGGATCGCCCGCAGGATGTCTTCGGCGACCTGGGCCGCACCGGCGCTGTCGGTGTTGGGCAGCAGCACGGTGAATTCCTCGCCGCCGTACCTGACGGCCAGGTCGCCAGGTCGCTTGACCGCCTGCTGGATGGCGCCGCCTACCGCGCTCAGGCAGTCATCGCCGCTGGCATGTCCATACCGGTCGTTGTAGCGCTTGAAGTAATCGACATCAATCATGATCAGTGAAATCCAGCTGCCGTTACGCTGCGCCAGGCGAATTTCATCCGCCAGCGCAGCGTCCAGACGCCGCCGGTTGCCCAGGCCCGTGAGGCTGTCGGTGAGGGCCATCTCCTGCATGGCCTGATGGGCGCGGCGCAATTGCCGCGAAATCATCATTTTCTGCCGCAATTGACTGAGCACGATCAACCCGAAAGCGCTGAACACGGCCAGCAGGCAAAACAGCACCAGCCCGGTCTTGATCAGGTCGCGGCGCCAGGGCGCGATGATCGACTCACGGGACAGGCCGGCCTCCACGACCAAAGGGTAGGTGCTCAGTGCGCGGTAGCCGTACAGGCGTTCGGTGTCGTCCACCACGGCCTTGACCTCGGCGATGCCTTCATCGGAACTTGGCAGGTAACGCTTGTAGATTTCACTGTTGGCCAGGCTCTTGCCGACCACGGAGGCAATGAAAGGGCGGCGGACCAGGATGGTGCCGTCGCGCTTGGCCAATACCAGCGCGCCCTTGTCGTCGATCTTGAAATCGCCGTAGTAGTCGACGAAATAACTGACCTTGATCGTCCCCAGCAGCACACCGGCAAATGAACCGTCGGGGTTGTTCAGGCGCCGTGAGATCGGCACGATCAGGTCGTTGGTAGAACGACTCCTGACCACATCGCCGATGCGCACGTCGTGATCATCGTGGCTGCGGTGATACTGGAAATAGTCGCGGTCGGCATTGTTCGCAGGGTCCGGGGTGGTTTCCTTGTCCGTGACGATCCACTGGCCGTCCGGGCCATAAATGAACAGGCCGTGCAACTGCGGCATGATCTTCGACTGCTGCACCAGCAGGTTGTGGATGCGCGGCACGTCGATGCTTTGCAAACCATCGCCTTCGACACGCTCCGCGAGGGCGGCAGTCAGCACATCCACCTGGCGAATGGCGTCTTCGGCATGTTGCGCGGTGGCACGCGCCAGGTTCGTCACCGAATCCCGCGCTTGAGCGAAGGCGGCACGATAGTCACGCCAGGTCCGCCAGCCTTCGACCACCACAAACGCCAGGAAAACCGCCAGCATGAAACTGACAATCAGGCGGAACGTGGCGCCGGCTCTCACCGGTTTCAACGGCGAGCCCCCAGCGGGTTTACTGCGTCCGAGCATCTACATGTCCTTTACGACGAATTCGCACACGCCTGATTCTAGATCACTCCCTGACAGCCTCCTACACAATCCCCCGTAGGAGCGAG
Coding sequences within:
- a CDS encoding diguanylate cyclase; translated protein: MLGRSKPAGGSPLKPVRAGATFRLIVSFMLAVFLAFVVVEGWRTWRDYRAAFAQARDSVTNLARATAQHAEDAIRQVDVLTAALAERVEGDGLQSIDVPRIHNLLVQQSKIMPQLHGLFIYGPDGQWIVTDKETTPDPANNADRDYFQYHRSHDDHDVRIGDVVRSRSTNDLIVPISRRLNNPDGSFAGVLLGTIKVSYFVDYYGDFKIDDKGALVLAKRDGTILVRRPFIASVVGKSLANSEIYKRYLPSSDEGIAEVKAVVDDTERLYGYRALSTYPLVVEAGLSRESIIAPWRRDLIKTGLVLFCLLAVFSAFGLIVLSQLRQKMMISRQLRRAHQAMQEMALTDSLTGLGNRRRLDAALADEIRLAQRNGSWISLIMIDVDYFKRYNDRYGHASGDDCLSAVGGAIQQAVKRPGDLAVRYGGEEFTVLLPNTDSAGAAQVAEDILRAIRSLNIEHAEHPLGKVTASAGIATRQPGIEDVTPTSLLKSADACLYSAKQNGRNRWYSLDGLHLFS